CACCAGGAGGCCAAAGGTGTCGGTGAACCCGAAGACCCCCTCCAACTTGGTGTTGCTATACCCATACAGATTGAGGCCTGCCTCGTCTGGCTCTTTTAGTTTGTCCTTACCAAAGGTGTGGCTGACCTCCACCGTTAGGTCCTCGGTCACTGGAAGCCGGCCCTGCACTTGAAACAAGACCATGGGGTCTTTTAGTTGTTCATAGTACCAGTGGTCTGAGATCAACAGATCACCCTTGGCTATTCCGCCGTTGATCTCGAAGTTGCTAGCCAAAACACCGGTGGAACCTAGGAACAGGAAAACCAGAGCACAACACAGGAACTTGAATCTCTTCCTTGAATCTCCCTCCCACGTGGATTTGGTAGTGAAGGTTCTTCTCCAGTGACCACGGTGTTTCTCTACGTCCAGTTTGAGCTCCCCCGGGTGCTGCAAGAAGGAAACACTTCTGTAGATCATACGGAGGGTGGCGGAGGAATATGCCAAGACAAAGTGAACTATGGAACACAGAAGGGAGGAAGTGTTGCAGGAACTTTGCGGGGAATAGCTGAACATTTTTTGGGGTGAGACAACATGGAAGGATTTTTTCCTTCGAAACCGGTGCTGATTGCTCACCGGGGAGCCGCGGGCTATGGCCCGGAGAACACTTTGGCTGCCTATCGCCAGGCGGTGAGCTTAGGTTTTGTCTATGCGGAGACCGATGTGCGCCTTACTGCCGACAACCAGTGGGTCTGTATCCATGATGAAAGGGTTGATCGCACCAGCGATGGCTCTGGAACCGTGGCAACCATGACCTTAGAGCAATTGACCGCCTTGGATTTTGGGACCTGGTTCCATCCAGACTTCGCCGGGGAACCGATTTGTCTTCTGGCAGACCTTCTCGTCCTCTGTCAGAGGACAGGCCTGAGACTGCTAGTGGAGATCAAGGACACGACCCTGTCGGACTTGCAACTGATGACTTTGTTGGACCTGGTGCACCAATACCAAGTGGAAAAGCAGGTGTCCTTCATTTCTTTTCATTGGGAACATCTAGGTCGGATTCGCCACCTCCATCCCCACTTTTGGCTGGGTTACTTGGCCTGGGAGATGACCGATGCCACTTTGGAAGGCCTGCTTTCGTCCATGGAACGGTTTTTTATTGATGTACAGCGGTTTCCTGACGGGGAACCGTTACAGCTCGCAAAGAAGGCGGGGATTCCGGTGGTGGCCTGGACCGTTAACGAAAGGGAACAGTTGAAGGTGTTAAGGGAACAGGGGGTACACATTACTACAGACAGTCTATTACCCGTGGATTTCACGTAACCTACGGGCGCAAGTATGAAAAAGTGAAAAAGAGGAGAGGATCGATGCCATGAAAATAGATCTACGGGGTCCATGGTTGATGTACGAGCTTGGTTGCGAAGAAGAATCACTCCAGGTACAGGTGCCGGTAGATACCCACAGCGCCCTTTTGGCAGCCGGCAAGATCCCCGATCCTTACTATGGGAAAAACGAGCTGGATTTACAGTGGATCGGTCAGCGGGACTGGGTGTTTATCCGGGATTTTGAAGTTACTGCCGAGCTTCTTGGCTGTAGGTCGGTGGTCTTAAACTGTGAACGACTAGACACCATCACGGAGATCTATATCAATGATCAATTGGTGGGGCAAACCGATAACATGTTTCTTCGTTATCGTTTTGAGGTGAAAGGGCTTCTACGGGAGGGCACGAACCAGCTGAAGATCATCTTCCGCTCTGCCGCACGCCATGCCCAGGCCATCAGCCAAAAGCTGCCCTATCCCATCCCCATGAGTCAGTATCCAGTGCAGTCTCCCCACAATAACCTTGTCCGCAAAGTGGCCTGCCATGCGGGCTGGGATTGGGGTTGCTGTCTGATGGTAGCCGGAATTTACGATGAAATCTACCTCCATGGAACTTCCCAAGGCCGGATAGATTATGTGTACACGGAGCAGACCCATTTTTCGGATCATTGCTTGGTGGATGTTTATGTGGAGGTAGACTCCCTGATTGCCGGGACTGTCCCCTTGGAAGCTAGGCTGGGGGATCAGAAGGTTGTGAAGCAGGTGGAGGTGCAGCCGGGCTACAATCGGTTGCGGGTGCAGATACCGGTGGAGCAGCCGAAGCTTTGGTGGCCCGCGGGGTACGGGGAGCAGAATCTGTACGATTTTACCGTCAAGATCTTCGATGAAGTGGTGGAAAAGCGCCTGGGACTGCGCAAACTAGAGATCCTTAACGAAGAGGACGAGATTGGTCTTTCCTTCAAGGTCCGGGTCAATGGTGTGGAGGTCTTTGCCAAGGGGGCCAATTGGATCCCTGCGGATGCCCTTCCGGCCCGGCAGACCCCCGAACGCCTCGATGATCTGCTCACCAGCGCCGTAAAGGCGAATATGAACATGTTAAGGGTCTGGGGCGGGGGACAATATGAAAGTGACCGGTTCTATCAGTTGTGTGATGAGAAGGGGCTGTTAGTCTGGCAGGATTTTATGTTCTCCTGTGCCACGTATCCTGCCACCCCCACTTTCCTCGATAACGTGCGTCGGGAAGTGATCCATCAGGTGAAACGACTGCGGGATTACGCCTGTATTGCCCTGTGGTGTGGCAATAATGAGTGTTTGGGGGCACTAAACTGGTTTGAACCGTCCCGGAAAAACCGGGACCGTTATCTGGTGGATTATGACCGTCTGTACGAAGGGACGATCGGGGAGGCGGTACGGACGACCGATCCCACCCGGCTGTATTGGCCCAGTTCCCCCTGTGGTGGTCCTGGGGACTACTCCAACAATTGGCACGAAGATACCAGGGGAGATATGCACTATTGGCGGGTTTGGCATGAGGGGAGAAGTTTCGATGCTTACCGGCAGGTACGTCCCCGTTTTTGCTCAGAGTTTGGGTATCAGTCCTTCCCCTCTTTGTCCACCATTCGCTCCTTTGCACCGGAGGAAGAGCTGAACCCCACTTCGCCCATTATGGAACACCACCAACGGCATCCCCGGGGCAATTCCCTTATTGTGGAGATGATGACCCGCTATTTCCGGATCCCCTTGGACTTTGCCCAGTTTGTGTACTTGAGTCAGGTGCAACAGGCCCTGGCCATCAAGACCGCGGTGGAATATTGGCGACGTTTGCGACCGGTGTGCATGGGGACTTTGTACTGGCAGCTAAACGACCTTTGGCCCGTTTGTTCCTGGTCCTCCCTAGAGTATTCGGGGAAGTGGAAGCTGCTCCACTATGTGGCGAAACGCTTCTATGCCCCGGTTCTGGTCACTGCTTTTGAGGAACCGACCGGTGAGTTTGCGGTGTGGGCGGTCAATGACCAGACTGTTCCCGAAGAGGGGAAACTGGTTGTCAAAATTCTTGATTTCGCCGGGAACACCCGGTGGGAGCAGCAGCTTTCGGTGGAGTTGCCCGCAGGCGGTGCCCAACGGCTGGCCAAGTACGATGTGGCGGAACTGGCCCCAAGGCGGGATGAGGTTTTCGCTTTGGTGGAGTTGCAGGTGAAGGGTGAGATCCTACGCAATGAGTACTTCTTTACTGAATACAAGCGCTGTGCGCTGAAAGAGCCCCAGATTGAGCTACAAGTGGAAGAGCAAAAGACCGCGTTTGTGGTCCAGCTTACCACCGATTTTCCTGCGTTCTTTGTGAGCCTAGATCCGGAGGATATCTTAGGTGAGTTTGACGACAACTGCTTCACACTACTTCCGGGGGAAAAACGCCGGCTGACCTTTACCCCCAAACAGCCTATTTCCCTCGAGGAGTTCAAGGGGCACCTTAGGCTTTACCATCTTCGGAGTACCTACTAAGTCACATGGGGCGGAAGCTGGCAAGCTGCCCCGGAGATTTGGGAAGATA
This portion of the Bacillota bacterium genome encodes:
- a CDS encoding glycoside hydrolase family 2 protein — protein: MKIDLRGPWLMYELGCEEESLQVQVPVDTHSALLAAGKIPDPYYGKNELDLQWIGQRDWVFIRDFEVTAELLGCRSVVLNCERLDTITEIYINDQLVGQTDNMFLRYRFEVKGLLREGTNQLKIIFRSAARHAQAISQKLPYPIPMSQYPVQSPHNNLVRKVACHAGWDWGCCLMVAGIYDEIYLHGTSQGRIDYVYTEQTHFSDHCLVDVYVEVDSLIAGTVPLEARLGDQKVVKQVEVQPGYNRLRVQIPVEQPKLWWPAGYGEQNLYDFTVKIFDEVVEKRLGLRKLEILNEEDEIGLSFKVRVNGVEVFAKGANWIPADALPARQTPERLDDLLTSAVKANMNMLRVWGGGQYESDRFYQLCDEKGLLVWQDFMFSCATYPATPTFLDNVRREVIHQVKRLRDYACIALWCGNNECLGALNWFEPSRKNRDRYLVDYDRLYEGTIGEAVRTTDPTRLYWPSSPCGGPGDYSNNWHEDTRGDMHYWRVWHEGRSFDAYRQVRPRFCSEFGYQSFPSLSTIRSFAPEEELNPTSPIMEHHQRHPRGNSLIVEMMTRYFRIPLDFAQFVYLSQVQQALAIKTAVEYWRRLRPVCMGTLYWQLNDLWPVCSWSSLEYSGKWKLLHYVAKRFYAPVLVTAFEEPTGEFAVWAVNDQTVPEEGKLVVKILDFAGNTRWEQQLSVELPAGGAQRLAKYDVAELAPRRDEVFALVELQVKGEILRNEYFFTEYKRCALKEPQIELQVEEQKTAFVVQLTTDFPAFFVSLDPEDILGEFDDNCFTLLPGEKRRLTFTPKQPISLEEFKGHLRLYHLRSTY